Proteins co-encoded in one Gracilimonas sediminicola genomic window:
- the ispG gene encoding flavodoxin-dependent (E)-4-hydroxy-3-methylbut-2-enyl-diphosphate synthase, giving the protein MSAIKRRKSIQVMVGHVPVGGDAPIVVQSMTNTDTADIDETADQIEHLHRAGSELVRITVNNDEAAKAVPHIKEKLMNRGVTVPIIGDFHYNGHKLLTQYPDMAEALANFRINPGNTGTKTRDENFTTIVEQAIRYDKSVRIGVNWGSLDQQLLADKMDANNELPKPKSAKEVMLDTMVESAKRSSKLAEEVGLASNKIIISCKMSGVQDVITVYERIAKEVDYPLHVGLTEAGMGMKGIVASSAALSVILQQGIGDTIRVSLTPQPGADRALEVQVAQQILQSLKIRSFIPQVTSCPGCGRTKSTYFQELAEEIQDYIVESMPVWRKAYPGVEEMDVAVMGCVVNGPGESRNANIGISLPGTFEEPKAPVYVDGEHFTTLRGDNIGQEFQDILDNYIQKNYGKKKAVEFE; this is encoded by the coding sequence ATGTCGGCAATTAAGAGACGCAAATCAATACAGGTAATGGTTGGGCACGTACCCGTTGGGGGAGATGCTCCGATTGTGGTTCAATCCATGACAAACACCGATACAGCAGATATCGATGAGACGGCAGATCAGATTGAACATTTACACCGGGCCGGTTCCGAGCTGGTTCGTATCACCGTAAATAACGATGAAGCTGCTAAAGCTGTCCCACATATAAAAGAGAAACTGATGAACCGGGGAGTTACCGTTCCCATTATCGGTGACTTCCACTATAACGGGCACAAGCTACTGACTCAATATCCTGATATGGCCGAGGCGTTGGCCAACTTCCGCATTAATCCGGGAAACACTGGCACCAAAACCCGGGACGAAAACTTTACAACCATTGTAGAACAAGCCATCAGATATGACAAATCAGTTCGTATCGGGGTAAACTGGGGTTCACTGGATCAGCAGCTGCTTGCAGACAAAATGGATGCCAACAACGAATTGCCTAAACCAAAATCGGCTAAGGAAGTTATGTTGGATACCATGGTGGAAAGCGCCAAACGCTCATCTAAACTGGCCGAAGAAGTAGGACTTGCTTCCAATAAGATCATAATAAGTTGTAAAATGTCCGGCGTGCAGGATGTTATTACTGTGTACGAGCGTATAGCTAAAGAAGTGGATTACCCGCTTCATGTTGGGTTGACGGAAGCCGGAATGGGGATGAAAGGTATTGTAGCCAGTTCTGCAGCGTTATCTGTTATTTTACAACAAGGGATTGGAGACACCATCCGGGTTTCACTGACTCCACAACCCGGAGCAGATCGAGCATTGGAAGTTCAGGTAGCCCAGCAGATTCTCCAATCACTTAAAATAAGAAGCTTTATTCCGCAAGTAACCTCATGCCCGGGCTGCGGAAGAACCAAAAGCACCTATTTCCAGGAACTGGCTGAAGAAATACAGGATTATATTGTTGAATCTATGCCGGTGTGGAGGAAAGCTTATCCCGGTGTGGAAGAAATGGATGTAGCCGTGATGGGATGTGTGGTAAACGGACCGGGTGAATCCAGGAATGCAAATATCGGGATTTCTCTGCCCGGAACCTTCGAAGAGCCCAAAGCCCCTGTTTATGTAGATGGAGAACATTTCACTACGCTGAGAGGGGATAATATCGGTCAGGAATTCCAGGATATTCTGGATAACTACATTCAGAAAAATTACGGGAAGAAGAAAGCGGTAGAGTTTGAATAG
- a CDS encoding rhomboid family intramembrane serine protease, giving the protein MANGPSFFTGGNMNSGNYDSFGNAFKRGFMRMPVAIRTIIAINAVVFVIQMLGGQTLNNWVVPTLGFDPSFPTFLTQPWRLVTYMFLHGGFFHFLFNMLWLWWMGRAVEETLGPRSFTVIYFGAGILGALLDAGIAQIFGTALVIGASGAVTGILVAFAMLFPTAPIMLFLFPPIQARFFVAGWIAIDILFLGSADGVARLVHLGGALGGFLLVKAHQNGTDLSMVIRYVEYMFGKVKPAGTSGSGSKRPRNKNMHIVQDAEIVEEMDQSELDAILEKISKKGYDSLSQEEKRKLFELSKKD; this is encoded by the coding sequence ATGGCTAACGGACCTTCTTTTTTTACCGGTGGAAATATGAATAGCGGCAACTACGATTCGTTTGGGAATGCTTTCAAACGAGGCTTTATGCGGATGCCGGTGGCTATCCGGACCATTATTGCCATTAATGCCGTGGTGTTTGTGATCCAAATGCTGGGAGGGCAGACATTGAATAACTGGGTGGTGCCAACCCTCGGCTTTGATCCATCTTTTCCGACCTTCTTAACCCAACCCTGGCGATTGGTTACCTACATGTTTCTCCATGGAGGGTTCTTTCATTTTTTATTCAATATGCTATGGCTTTGGTGGATGGGAAGAGCGGTGGAAGAAACATTGGGGCCGAGATCATTTACCGTGATTTATTTTGGAGCCGGAATATTGGGAGCTCTGCTTGATGCGGGTATTGCCCAGATATTCGGGACTGCGCTGGTAATTGGTGCCTCGGGGGCGGTTACAGGTATTCTGGTTGCTTTTGCGATGCTGTTTCCTACAGCTCCCATCATGCTGTTTTTATTTCCGCCCATTCAGGCCCGTTTCTTTGTGGCCGGATGGATTGCCATCGACATCTTGTTTCTTGGAAGTGCGGATGGGGTAGCCAGGCTTGTTCATTTGGGTGGAGCTCTGGGAGGATTTTTATTAGTGAAGGCGCATCAAAACGGAACGGACCTGAGTATGGTTATCCGTTACGTAGAATATATGTTTGGGAAAGTGAAACCGGCCGGTACATCCGGTTCCGGTTCTAAACGTCCGCGCAATAAGAATATGCATATTGTTCAGGATGCTGAAATTGTGGAAGAAATGGATCAGTCAGAACTGGATGCCATTTTGGAGAAAATATCAAAGAAAGGATATGATTCACTTTCTCAGGAAGAAAAACGAAAACTATTTGAATTAAGTAAGAAAGATTAG
- a CDS encoding rhomboid family intramembrane serine protease, protein MDNFSPNTQFSVFPPVIKNLLIINALAFLLTKQLFGSGWTPIGAAIAPYLVLNPLGEGFMPWQLVTYMFLHADLSHIFLNLFALWIFGQAIENLWGSKRFLIYYLLTGIGAAIIHMFIGGYFAYTLGASGAVFGILLAFGMMFPDRYIMLLIPPIPIKAKYFVGFYGLFELFNGLAMPNSGVAHFAHLGGLVVGFILIKYWGLKKPEYYG, encoded by the coding sequence TTGGATAATTTTTCACCCAATACCCAGTTTTCAGTATTTCCGCCGGTAATTAAAAACCTTTTGATTATTAACGCACTGGCGTTCCTGCTCACCAAGCAGTTGTTTGGTTCCGGCTGGACTCCAATCGGTGCCGCAATTGCTCCGTACTTAGTCCTGAACCCGTTGGGAGAAGGCTTTATGCCGTGGCAGCTGGTAACCTATATGTTTTTGCATGCCGATCTCAGCCACATCTTCCTGAATTTGTTTGCTTTGTGGATATTCGGACAGGCTATTGAAAACCTCTGGGGCTCGAAACGGTTTCTCATTTATTATTTATTGACCGGAATTGGAGCAGCTATCATTCATATGTTTATTGGCGGATATTTCGCCTATACCTTAGGGGCATCCGGCGCAGTTTTTGGTATTTTGCTGGCCTTTGGGATGATGTTCCCCGACCGATATATCATGCTTTTGATTCCGCCTATACCGATAAAGGCAAAATACTTTGTGGGATTTTATGGGTTGTTTGAATTGTTCAATGGCTTGGCGATGCCTAACAGCGGAGTTGCACACTTTGCTCACTTAGGGGGCTTGGTGGTAGGCTTTATCCTGATTAAATACTGGGGACTTAAAAAACCGGAATACTATGGCTAA
- a CDS encoding phytoene desaturase family protein, whose translation MNINTDYDVIIAGSGMGGMSAGAMLANAGYKVLILEKAHAPGGCSSSYFRKGYVFESGATTLIGFDENQPLWKLEKETGIHIPREEITPSMSVWLGGEQLTRYKDREQWIQECIRVFGNANGQRAFWEEALAVSDLVWKVSLKNPFFPPQKISEWAQLAINNNPLDVWVLKYAFQSVEDVMQKYGVDTPKFRRFVDEQLMITAQAKAHQTPFLFGAAGLTYTNYSNYYVPGGLLEMVNTIRAFIHEKRGALHTKEGVEMIDRDGEQFTVHTQNKRKEKFSYRSPIVISNIPVWNMSGITSGDVKEYFKSESKDFNDAWGAITLGIATTDTYPDDLPLHHQIHLEEGKTVPFTNSDSIFVSMSKREDTDRAKEGSRTLNISTHASPEFWYSLNGEYESAKQQVEEFVVKKLAEKLPGFADSEIDVIHTATPVTWENWVYRKKGRVGGIPQSMARSLLNWTPHETPFKGLYLVGDTTYPGQGIPGVTLSGINVYSRVIKNHQ comes from the coding sequence ATGAATATCAATACAGACTACGATGTAATTATTGCCGGCTCCGGGATGGGTGGAATGAGTGCCGGCGCCATGCTGGCCAATGCCGGATATAAAGTACTTATCCTGGAGAAGGCGCATGCCCCGGGCGGTTGTTCTTCTTCTTATTTTAGGAAAGGGTATGTGTTTGAATCCGGTGCAACCACGCTCATCGGTTTCGATGAAAATCAGCCGCTCTGGAAGCTGGAAAAAGAAACCGGTATTCACATTCCACGAGAAGAAATTACGCCAAGCATGTCGGTGTGGCTGGGTGGGGAACAACTGACGCGATACAAAGACCGCGAGCAGTGGATTCAGGAATGCATCCGTGTTTTTGGCAATGCAAACGGGCAGCGTGCTTTTTGGGAAGAGGCACTGGCCGTTTCTGATTTAGTGTGGAAGGTTTCGCTGAAGAACCCATTCTTTCCTCCCCAAAAAATATCGGAATGGGCACAGCTGGCTATCAATAATAATCCTTTGGACGTTTGGGTGCTTAAATATGCGTTTCAATCAGTGGAAGATGTCATGCAAAAGTACGGCGTGGATACCCCCAAATTTCGCCGATTCGTGGATGAGCAACTGATGATAACCGCACAAGCTAAAGCACATCAAACACCATTCTTGTTTGGGGCGGCCGGACTGACCTACACCAATTATTCCAATTATTATGTGCCGGGCGGTTTGCTGGAGATGGTGAATACCATCCGTGCCTTTATTCATGAAAAGAGGGGAGCCCTTCATACCAAAGAAGGAGTGGAAATGATTGATCGGGATGGAGAGCAGTTCACGGTTCATACTCAAAATAAAAGAAAGGAAAAGTTTAGTTATCGGTCACCCATTGTAATCTCAAATATCCCGGTTTGGAATATGAGTGGAATTACCTCCGGTGATGTGAAGGAGTATTTTAAATCGGAATCCAAAGATTTCAACGATGCCTGGGGTGCGATCACGCTCGGGATCGCAACCACCGATACCTACCCGGATGATTTACCCTTGCATCATCAAATCCATTTGGAAGAAGGTAAAACGGTTCCGTTTACCAACTCGGACTCCATCTTTGTATCCATGTCTAAACGAGAGGATACGGATCGGGCGAAGGAGGGGAGTCGCACGTTGAATATTTCTACCCATGCTTCTCCGGAATTTTGGTACTCACTGAACGGGGAATATGAATCGGCAAAGCAACAGGTGGAAGAGTTTGTCGTTAAGAAACTCGCTGAAAAGTTGCCCGGATTTGCTGACTCAGAAATAGATGTTATACATACCGCAACACCGGTAACGTGGGAAAACTGGGTGTACCGTAAAAAAGGCAGGGTAGGTGGAATTCCCCAAAGTATGGCACGAAGCTTGCTCAATTGGACTCCCCACGAAACTCCGTTTAAAGGTTTGTATCTTGTTGGAGATACCACGTACCCGGGACAAGGAATTCCGGGCGTAACTTTGAGTGGAATCAACGTATATTCACGTGTCATCAAGAATCATCAATAA
- the polA gene encoding DNA polymerase I — MSKKLLFLLDGMALAYRAHFAFINSRLKNSEGIPTGPVLGFANTLEKMLDEEKPTHIAVAWDTHEPTFRHEEDEDYKANRPPQPEELTIGIPLIKEMVKAWGITNIEQDGYEADDIIGTIASGANADDVDVMLVTPDKDFMQLVHDHIRMMKPDNNNGGFNIIDREGVKDYFGVYPEQVIDVLAMIGDTSDNIPGVPGIGKKGAPKLIKKYGSLEKAIEDAPNISGKRAREGLMEYGEQALHAKFMVTIKTDVPETEDWEELEWKGADKKELGLFFKRMEFRTLTKKYLGEEGPVASKDGDQVDLFGSFKEEAPKQELDEDKVNYELVNSLDEVKKLAEQFKEKKEFCFDTETDSPDPVSAGLVGISLTATPGTGYYIPVNVEGGLDEKEVIEILRPLFENEESTKVAHNYKFDYLMLKRAGIEIKGKAFDTMVAAYLIDANQRLKMDELAKSLLNYKPVPIEELIGKGKKQISMAELKPEDVYLYACEDSDITLRLYEILSDKLKEDELEEIAYTVDYPLMEVLADMEYKGVKLDTDMLAAFSRELDKDLKELEKQIYDKAGEEFNINSPQQLGTILFEKMDLPAGKKTKTGQYSTAESVLTKLAAKYEMPSLILDYRQLTKLKSTYVDALPELINEDTGRIHTEFNQSVAATGRLSSSNPNLQNIPIRTKRGREIRKAFIAEDGYKIMSADYSQVELRVIAHIAQDEAMMEAFKNKEDIHSRTAKEIFDLDSLDEVTADHRRKAKEVNFGIPYGVSAYGLASRLGIENNEGKEMIDQYFERFPNILNYINDTKEFAREHGYVKTLLGRRRYIPDIKSGNWNVRGFAERTAINMPIQGTAADIIKLAMINIHHWLKDNNKKSRMLLQVHDELIFEIHESELDEVPAKINELMETAFELEVPLDVDSGVAGNWLEAH; from the coding sequence ATGTCTAAAAAACTTCTCTTTTTACTGGACGGAATGGCGCTGGCCTACCGTGCTCACTTTGCATTTATAAACAGCAGGCTGAAAAACTCGGAGGGCATTCCAACCGGACCCGTACTCGGTTTTGCAAATACCCTGGAGAAAATGCTTGATGAAGAGAAGCCGACTCATATTGCCGTAGCTTGGGATACGCACGAACCCACGTTCAGGCATGAAGAAGATGAGGACTATAAAGCCAATCGCCCGCCCCAGCCAGAGGAATTAACCATTGGAATTCCGCTTATCAAAGAAATGGTGAAGGCGTGGGGAATCACGAATATAGAACAGGATGGCTACGAAGCGGATGACATTATTGGAACCATCGCCAGCGGCGCAAACGCTGATGATGTGGATGTGATGCTGGTGACACCCGACAAAGATTTTATGCAGTTGGTGCACGATCACATTCGCATGATGAAGCCGGACAACAATAACGGTGGCTTCAATATTATCGATCGTGAAGGTGTGAAAGATTATTTCGGAGTGTATCCGGAGCAGGTAATTGATGTGCTGGCTATGATCGGCGATACCTCGGATAATATTCCGGGCGTGCCGGGAATTGGAAAGAAGGGAGCACCTAAGCTGATTAAGAAGTATGGGTCTTTGGAGAAAGCCATTGAAGATGCTCCTAATATCAGTGGAAAACGAGCCCGCGAAGGCTTGATGGAATATGGTGAGCAAGCCCTTCATGCCAAGTTTATGGTCACCATAAAAACCGATGTACCCGAAACTGAGGATTGGGAAGAACTGGAGTGGAAAGGGGCCGACAAGAAAGAACTGGGTTTGTTCTTCAAGCGAATGGAATTTCGAACCCTTACCAAGAAGTATTTGGGAGAGGAAGGTCCGGTTGCCTCAAAGGATGGAGATCAGGTTGACCTTTTTGGTTCATTTAAAGAGGAAGCTCCCAAGCAGGAGCTGGATGAGGATAAGGTAAACTATGAGTTGGTGAACTCTCTGGATGAGGTGAAGAAGCTTGCCGAACAGTTCAAAGAAAAAAAGGAATTCTGCTTTGACACGGAAACCGACAGCCCCGATCCTGTTTCAGCCGGACTGGTAGGGATTTCACTCACAGCCACTCCCGGAACCGGCTATTACATTCCGGTGAACGTAGAAGGAGGACTGGATGAAAAGGAAGTCATAGAAATTCTTCGTCCGTTGTTCGAAAATGAAGAGTCAACCAAGGTGGCACATAATTATAAATTCGATTACCTGATGCTGAAGCGAGCCGGAATCGAAATTAAGGGGAAAGCTTTTGATACTATGGTTGCTGCTTACCTGATTGATGCCAATCAGCGCCTGAAAATGGATGAGCTTGCAAAGAGTTTGTTGAACTATAAACCCGTTCCCATCGAAGAATTGATTGGAAAAGGGAAGAAGCAGATTTCAATGGCAGAGCTGAAGCCGGAAGACGTATATTTGTATGCCTGTGAAGATTCCGATATCACCCTGCGCTTGTATGAAATTCTAAGCGACAAGCTGAAGGAAGACGAGCTGGAAGAGATAGCCTACACCGTAGATTATCCGCTGATGGAAGTGCTGGCTGATATGGAGTATAAAGGCGTAAAGCTGGATACCGATATGCTGGCGGCCTTTTCCAGGGAACTGGACAAAGACCTGAAGGAACTGGAAAAACAGATTTATGACAAGGCGGGAGAGGAGTTTAACATCAATTCTCCACAGCAGCTGGGCACCATTTTGTTCGAGAAAATGGACCTGCCGGCCGGCAAGAAAACCAAAACGGGACAGTATTCTACGGCAGAATCTGTACTCACAAAGCTGGCTGCCAAATATGAAATGCCCAGCCTGATCCTCGATTACCGGCAGCTAACTAAACTAAAATCAACCTATGTGGATGCACTGCCGGAGTTGATCAATGAAGATACCGGTCGTATTCATACCGAGTTCAATCAAAGCGTGGCTGCGACAGGACGGTTGAGTTCTTCCAATCCAAACCTTCAGAACATCCCCATCCGAACCAAAAGAGGACGAGAGATTCGAAAGGCATTTATTGCGGAGGATGGATATAAAATCATGTCTGCCGATTACTCACAAGTTGAACTCCGGGTTATTGCACATATTGCCCAGGACGAGGCAATGATGGAAGCTTTTAAAAACAAAGAAGACATTCACTCCAGAACAGCAAAGGAAATATTTGACCTGGATTCTCTGGATGAAGTGACGGCCGACCACCGGCGTAAAGCCAAGGAAGTAAACTTCGGAATTCCTTACGGGGTGAGTGCCTATGGGCTGGCTTCACGTTTGGGAATTGAGAATAACGAAGGCAAAGAGATGATAGACCAGTATTTCGAGCGATTCCCGAACATTCTGAATTATATCAACGATACAAAGGAGTTTGCACGGGAGCACGGTTATGTGAAAACCCTGCTGGGTCGCCGCCGGTATATTCCTGACATCAAATCTGGGAACTGGAACGTGCGGGGCTTTGCCGAACGAACGGCTATCAATATGCCGATACAGGGAACGGCTGCCGACATCATTAAGCTGGCCATGATTAACATTCATCACTGGCTGAAGGACAACAACAAGAAAAGCCGTATGCTACTACAGGTGCATGATGAGCTGATCTTCGAAATTCACGAAAGCGAACTGGATGAAGTGCCTGCAAAAATCAACGAACTGATGGAAACTGCATTTGAGCTGGAAGTGCCGCTGGATGTTGATTCAGGAGTAGCTGGTAATTGGTTGGAAGCGCATTAA
- the add gene encoding adenosine deaminase produces the protein MNLKSLPKIELHLHLDCSLSFDVVKQLRPGITQEQYKSDFIAPTNCSSLDEYLKCAQEPIALMQSKEQLEMVTLDLFQQLKKDHVIYAEIRFAPLQHCKKGLTAEEVVQAVDEATAKGINETGIEARIILCTLRHFTEEQSMQTVRLVEQFKGSRVTGFDIAADETLPIDNHIKAFEYADRNNIPCTAHAGEACGAESVRDVLQNFYPSRIGHGVRSLEDDTLMDHLKQQDIHLEVCPTSNVQTGIYDSVANHRVNEIYERGNSLSINTDGRTISNVSLNEEYSSLNKHFNWEPEHFLRVNHHAIDAAFCDEETKETLRKKIDSVYH, from the coding sequence ATGAATTTGAAGTCGCTGCCAAAAATTGAATTACATCTGCACCTGGATTGCTCTTTAAGCTTTGATGTTGTTAAACAATTACGTCCCGGAATAACCCAGGAGCAATATAAATCAGATTTTATTGCTCCGACCAACTGCTCCAGTTTGGATGAATACCTGAAGTGTGCGCAGGAACCCATAGCCCTCATGCAATCCAAAGAGCAGTTGGAAATGGTAACTCTCGATCTGTTCCAACAGCTGAAAAAGGATCATGTGATTTACGCTGAAATCCGTTTCGCCCCGCTTCAGCATTGTAAAAAGGGTTTGACCGCAGAAGAGGTTGTGCAAGCTGTAGATGAAGCCACTGCCAAAGGCATAAATGAAACGGGTATTGAAGCGAGAATTATATTGTGCACACTTCGGCATTTTACAGAAGAACAAAGCATGCAAACCGTGCGGCTCGTGGAACAATTTAAAGGCAGCCGTGTTACCGGTTTTGATATTGCCGCCGATGAAACCCTGCCGATTGATAACCACATCAAAGCTTTTGAATACGCCGATCGAAACAACATTCCCTGCACAGCCCATGCCGGGGAAGCCTGCGGAGCGGAAAGCGTAAGGGACGTTTTGCAGAATTTCTATCCTTCCCGAATTGGTCATGGCGTGCGAAGCCTGGAAGACGACACACTCATGGATCACCTCAAACAGCAAGATATACACCTGGAGGTGTGCCCCACCAGTAACGTGCAAACCGGGATTTATGATTCAGTGGCCAATCACCGGGTCAATGAAATCTACGAACGGGGAAATTCTCTAAGTATCAATACAGACGGACGTACAATTTCCAATGTTTCTCTGAATGAAGAGTATTCTTCTTTGAATAAGCACTTTAACTGGGAACCCGAACACTTTCTTCGTGTTAACCACCACGCTATAGATGCTGCTTTTTGTGATGAGGAGACGAAAGAGACATTGCGCAAGAAGATAGATAGCGTTTACCATTGA
- a CDS encoding T9SS type A sorting domain-containing protein has translation MRSLIFLLALIPSLTFAQYQEMRMANPDRLWDNVPVDVHETVFEIHPKGNFSEIELFVSFAATDSNYFSQNELLEMFAFFELSDQITISDLWLWFEDQILVAHIIDRWTANRVYEGIVNRQQDPAILFKNSPTSYELRVYPFTRSQIRKLKISFLVPNTQLRTQTSIPLPTKFHQLAQNTVEDPVIRYFTEAESPALEVSDSQDATFTSGTDTLGRTYWEAQVDAESASSSLSLNVEQESNSNIFLSNYEDETGKYYSLSFIPKQVLDVTASKNIVVMLDYAQANTSVTKTELLDKIKVQLKQNFEETDYFNFLYSSVSDQVLSQDWIQATDAKIDSVFDEIDTSDILSVSNLDDILVGGIDFVSEKETGELMLISSSDTYIDFQDANAFSESILEYAENDLPKTTILDVQDKDFQYRYRNGVNYVGNGYLYGIFVRESGGELFNTQDYWDVNARFSPAFANLQGSITNYTVYPTFANGFTYANFMNEDSGKLPINSTFVQTGQYYGDLPLTIQFTGSIRDTVFNEQIVINESTEVDSSLKRYWMGRNIDKLEKASPNNEEIATIIDYSIENRLMSQYTSFLSILPEDTVLINDEDDGGEIVSIEDGDNPDTYEITALKAYPNPFNPNVNIEVSLSQPWDASNSRIVVYNLLGQVVATLNTAQFNGMKSFTVNWDLSLSNANIATGVYLVSVQTPEASKKIKVTYLK, from the coding sequence ATGCGATCACTTATCTTTCTACTCGCCCTCATCCCTTCTCTGACTTTCGCTCAATACCAGGAAATGCGAATGGCAAATCCCGACCGTTTGTGGGACAATGTTCCGGTTGATGTACATGAAACTGTATTCGAGATTCACCCAAAAGGAAACTTCTCGGAAATTGAACTCTTTGTCTCATTTGCAGCCACCGACTCCAACTATTTCTCTCAGAATGAACTACTCGAAATGTTCGCTTTTTTTGAATTAAGTGATCAGATTACCATATCTGATTTATGGCTTTGGTTTGAGGATCAGATACTGGTAGCTCATATAATAGATCGCTGGACAGCAAATCGTGTTTATGAGGGAATTGTAAATCGACAGCAAGATCCTGCTATTCTATTTAAAAACAGTCCCACTTCATACGAACTGAGGGTTTATCCATTTACAAGATCGCAGATACGGAAACTCAAAATCAGCTTTCTGGTCCCAAATACTCAGCTGAGAACTCAAACTTCTATCCCGCTTCCAACAAAATTCCATCAGCTTGCTCAAAATACGGTAGAAGACCCGGTGATCCGGTATTTTACCGAAGCTGAAAGCCCGGCGTTAGAAGTATCTGATTCTCAGGATGCCACTTTTACATCAGGAACGGACACCTTGGGGAGAACTTATTGGGAAGCTCAAGTAGATGCTGAGTCTGCTTCCTCCTCCCTAAGCCTTAACGTGGAGCAAGAAAGCAACTCCAATATTTTCCTATCCAATTATGAAGATGAAACAGGTAAATATTATAGCCTTTCTTTTATCCCTAAACAGGTGCTGGACGTAACAGCATCCAAAAACATAGTCGTGATGCTCGACTATGCCCAAGCAAACACTTCTGTTACCAAGACCGAACTGCTTGATAAAATCAAGGTTCAGCTGAAACAAAATTTCGAGGAAACAGACTACTTCAACTTTTTGTACTCAAGCGTTTCAGACCAGGTCCTTTCTCAGGATTGGATTCAGGCAACCGATGCCAAGATCGACAGTGTATTTGACGAAATAGATACCTCTGATATTTTATCGGTCAGCAATCTGGATGATATACTGGTAGGTGGAATCGATTTTGTAAGCGAAAAAGAAACCGGCGAGCTTATGCTGATTTCAAGCTCTGACACCTATATTGATTTCCAGGATGCAAACGCCTTTTCCGAATCAATACTGGAGTATGCGGAAAATGATTTACCAAAAACGACTATCCTTGATGTTCAGGATAAGGATTTCCAATACCGATACCGCAACGGAGTTAATTATGTTGGAAACGGATACCTTTACGGAATATTTGTAAGAGAGAGTGGCGGTGAGTTATTTAACACTCAGGATTATTGGGATGTTAACGCCCGTTTTAGCCCGGCTTTCGCAAATCTGCAGGGCAGCATAACCAATTACACGGTGTATCCTACTTTCGCTAATGGGTTCACCTATGCAAATTTCATGAATGAAGACAGTGGGAAACTTCCCATCAATTCAACCTTTGTACAAACAGGGCAATATTATGGGGATTTACCGCTGACTATTCAGTTCACAGGTTCAATCCGAGATACTGTTTTTAATGAACAAATAGTTATCAATGAGAGCACTGAAGTTGACAGCAGCTTAAAGAGATACTGGATGGGAAGAAATATCGATAAACTGGAGAAAGCCTCTCCCAATAATGAGGAGATTGCAACCATCATAGATTACAGTATCGAGAATAGGTTAATGTCTCAGTACACCTCTTTCTTATCTATACTCCCTGAAGATACCGTGCTCATCAACGATGAAGATGATGGAGGAGAAATCGTAAGTATTGAAGATGGAGACAATCCTGATACATATGAAATCACTGCCCTTAAAGCTTACCCGAATCCATTTAACCCCAATGTGAATATAGAAGTCAGCCTTTCACAGCCATGGGACGCCTCAAACAGCAGAATCGTGGTCTACAACTTACTTGGACAAGTAGTAGCAACACTCAATACAGCCCAATTTAATGGAATGAAATCCTTTACCGTTAATTGGGACCTCAGCCTGAGCAATGCAAATATTGCGACCGGTGTATATTTGGTGAGCGTTCAAACTCCTGAAGCATCCAAAAAAATTAAAGTGACCTACCTGAAATAA